Proteins from a single region of Phycisphaeraceae bacterium D3-23:
- a CDS encoding FecR family protein, protein MSHETPRDFEALIDAHLDGVLTDEQAQQLHDWLLADPEHPVVFARRSQDHMQLRQIFSGDALARLAESVSEGFAQEEPEQITLDMLSLLEDPSDDIHLVDLTKRLDRERRSKHDPRLIHPNGRPQPAPQPRPLVNTGGLVIAMGLAAAAVVALLIYPVLTANTTSSPITPPITLNRTPSPDSDTLAAPPAPAVLVASHRAEWHRGTGNVQADGSMSPGVYTLHAGYANITMADGASLIIEGPAQFEVASASQVVMTRGRLSAYVPEGAEGFIVDTPAGRVLDLGTEFGVEVLEDKAIEVHVMDGEVVATLASGAESRSLRAGDAGRMDAAHEQIQTVPAHGVKFARDWGQVERAVRVSDAVRYLYDTPESVAASALEDNHVLFLLPERRGVVIPALEVLCDFMQPGRYDRLPRSVGAAPGGAVVDSYLLHYDRVGTPGELIAVNGTIHFDRPIVGVIADAKWITASDSYFAKPGTAYPRPTYQGRGFEGLNRFAVTQDVIEISEDRRTLIVRLATSTNIDQLRVLVEASP, encoded by the coding sequence ATGAGCCACGAAACCCCCCGCGATTTCGAGGCACTGATCGACGCCCATCTGGACGGCGTGTTGACCGACGAGCAGGCGCAGCAGTTACATGATTGGCTATTGGCCGACCCCGAGCATCCGGTCGTGTTTGCCCGGCGGTCGCAAGACCACATGCAGCTTCGTCAGATCTTCTCGGGCGATGCGCTCGCGCGATTGGCTGAGAGCGTGAGCGAAGGATTCGCGCAGGAAGAGCCCGAGCAGATCACCCTCGACATGCTGTCGCTGCTTGAGGACCCGTCGGACGATATCCACCTGGTTGACCTGACCAAGCGTCTGGACCGCGAACGCCGCAGCAAGCACGACCCACGCCTGATCCACCCCAACGGCCGGCCCCAGCCCGCGCCCCAGCCGCGGCCGCTGGTGAACACGGGCGGGCTGGTCATCGCTATGGGGCTCGCCGCCGCGGCTGTGGTTGCGCTGCTGATCTACCCGGTCTTGACGGCGAATACGACGTCCTCACCGATCACGCCCCCGATCACCCTGAACCGGACGCCCTCGCCCGACAGCGACACGCTCGCCGCGCCGCCCGCCCCGGCGGTATTGGTCGCCTCGCACCGTGCCGAGTGGCACCGCGGGACCGGCAACGTGCAGGCCGACGGCTCGATGAGCCCGGGCGTCTACACGCTCCACGCGGGCTACGCCAACATCACGATGGCGGATGGCGCTTCACTCATCATCGAAGGCCCGGCCCAGTTCGAGGTCGCCTCGGCTTCTCAGGTCGTCATGACGCGCGGCCGACTGTCCGCCTATGTCCCCGAGGGGGCCGAGGGCTTTATCGTCGATACCCCGGCCGGCCGGGTGCTGGACCTGGGCACCGAGTTTGGTGTCGAGGTGCTGGAGGACAAGGCGATCGAGGTCCACGTGATGGACGGCGAAGTGGTCGCCACCCTGGCTAGCGGTGCCGAGTCGCGCTCGCTGCGTGCGGGCGATGCGGGCCGGATGGATGCGGCCCACGAACAGATCCAGACGGTCCCTGCGCATGGCGTGAAGTTCGCCCGTGACTGGGGCCAGGTCGAGCGTGCGGTCCGCGTGTCCGATGCGGTGCGTTACCTCTACGACACGCCCGAGTCCGTGGCCGCCAGTGCGCTGGAAGACAACCACGTGTTGTTCCTGCTGCCCGAGCGGCGCGGCGTCGTGATCCCGGCGCTGGAGGTTCTGTGTGACTTCATGCAGCCTGGCCGATACGACCGCCTGCCGCGCTCTGTCGGCGCGGCACCCGGTGGTGCGGTGGTTGACAGCTACCTGTTGCACTACGACCGGGTCGGCACGCCGGGCGAACTGATCGCGGTCAACGGCACCATCCACTTCGACCGCCCGATCGTCGGCGTTATCGCGGACGCGAAGTGGATCACTGCAAGCGATTCGTACTTCGCCAAACCGGGGACGGCTTACCCGCGTCCGACCTATCAGGGCCGGGGCTTTGAAGGCCTGAACCGTTTCGCGGTGACGCAGGACGTCATCGAAATCAGCGAAGACCGCCGGACACTGATCGTTCGGCTGGCGACCTCGACCAACATCGACCAACTCCGCGTGCTCGTGGAGGCGTCGCCCTAG
- a CDS encoding sigma-70 family RNA polymerase sigma factor, giving the protein MNDSAPDPVGLSEELAVRWTRAQPVVASFIGAVVRDYNDAEDVLQEVAAAAARNYAKSDRDRPFLGWAMGIARHKIADYQRRYYREKLVFNSEVLERIGDACESIADERSERKQALDVCVEKLQPRGKQMLEMRYTHGLSPTEIGDHVGMSANAVAVSLHRLRTALGECVKRFLAREGQR; this is encoded by the coding sequence ATGAATGACTCCGCTCCCGATCCTGTGGGCCTTTCCGAAGAGCTTGCGGTCCGTTGGACCCGCGCTCAGCCGGTGGTCGCTTCGTTTATCGGGGCGGTGGTGCGTGACTACAACGACGCGGAGGATGTGCTGCAGGAGGTCGCCGCGGCCGCCGCACGGAACTACGCCAAGTCCGACCGGGATCGGCCTTTCCTGGGCTGGGCGATGGGGATCGCGCGGCACAAGATCGCGGACTACCAGCGTCGCTACTACCGCGAGAAACTCGTGTTCAACAGCGAGGTGCTTGAGCGGATCGGGGATGCGTGCGAGTCGATCGCGGACGAGCGCTCGGAGCGGAAGCAGGCGCTAGACGTCTGTGTCGAGAAGCTACAACCCCGGGGCAAGCAGATGCTTGAGATGCGCTATACGCACGGGCTTTCGCCGACGGAGATCGGCGACCATGTCGGGATGTCGGCCAACGCCGTGGCGGTCTCGCTGCACCGGCTGCGCACGGCGCTGGGTGAGTGTGTGAAGCGGTTCCTCGCACGGGAGGGGCAGCGATGA
- a CDS encoding PEP-CTERM sorting domain-containing protein — translation MFAQVSKKALLAAACAVTVGAGANADVIWTGGSGNVNVFDDANYDFSGSALTAIDPAPATVGDNVTYTGVNITADDNAAFNLFLIEDGFTVTFDGTSYTTPSSGGLNGLDTFSSFVDIVNGSSVSLQYVAVGLTVNVDGTSSLTIRGGGDGINSQVEATSVILAQGGQLTLPTLAEFTEQGGEIFAANASGVLTAYNDDNSILSFNGTTATAVNDVPEPGSLALLALGGLAMLRRRRA, via the coding sequence ATGTTTGCTCAAGTTTCGAAGAAGGCCCTGCTGGCTGCGGCGTGTGCCGTGACTGTCGGTGCGGGCGCTAATGCGGATGTCATCTGGACCGGCGGTAGCGGCAACGTCAACGTCTTTGACGACGCCAACTACGACTTCAGTGGTTCGGCGCTGACAGCTATCGACCCCGCACCCGCGACGGTGGGTGACAACGTCACCTACACCGGCGTGAACATTACGGCCGATGACAACGCCGCCTTCAACCTGTTTCTGATCGAAGATGGCTTCACCGTGACCTTCGACGGCACCTCCTACACCACCCCGAGCAGCGGCGGCCTCAACGGCCTGGACACCTTCTCGAGCTTCGTTGACATCGTCAACGGCAGCTCGGTAAGCCTCCAGTACGTCGCGGTTGGCCTCACGGTCAACGTCGATGGCACGAGCTCGCTGACCATCCGCGGCGGTGGCGACGGCATCAACTCGCAGGTCGAAGCGACCTCCGTCATCCTCGCGCAGGGCGGCCAGCTCACACTGCCCACCCTTGCCGAGTTCACCGAGCAAGGCGGCGAGATCTTCGCGGCCAACGCTAGCGGTGTGTTGACGGCTTACAACGACGACAACTCGATCCTGTCGTTCAATGGCACGACGGCCACCGCCGTCAATGACGTCCCCGAGCCCGGCTCCCTCGCGCTGCTGGCGCTGGGTGGCCTGGCCATGCTGCGTCGACGACGCGCGTAA
- a CDS encoding prepilin-type N-terminal cleavage/methylation domain-containing protein, producing the protein MRRRPGFTLIELLVVISIIALLIGILLPALGAARQSARRAQCSSNARSYGQSIIIMGEDNKSSFRLANRNLPKSQAYAKRYSDTTVAGVIDHISWIPSHMGEDMQEVGMSIDDFTCPERGDEYVRFDNNGVTTQWRMGYYMMAGRDTDYYATVGGKRWDSPLSLDEPADMVLVSDIAERGTFVPPNATASHGTKGLVSGDRFATPEQMGVLGNNVGRVDGSVAFEQTGELTEFAASTGGIVTGYWIDAESYENTP; encoded by the coding sequence ATGCGACGCAGACCCGGCTTCACCCTCATCGAACTCCTCGTCGTCATCTCAATCATCGCGCTGCTGATCGGAATCCTCTTGCCCGCGCTTGGCGCAGCAAGGCAGTCTGCCCGGCGGGCGCAGTGCTCTTCCAACGCCCGCTCTTACGGGCAAAGCATCATCATCATGGGCGAAGACAACAAGAGCTCCTTCCGTCTTGCCAACCGCAACCTGCCCAAGTCCCAGGCGTACGCCAAACGCTATAGCGACACGACCGTCGCCGGCGTCATCGACCATATCAGCTGGATCCCTTCGCACATGGGCGAAGACATGCAGGAAGTCGGGATGTCGATCGACGACTTTACATGCCCCGAACGAGGCGACGAGTATGTCCGATTCGACAACAACGGCGTCACCACGCAGTGGCGTATGGGCTACTACATGATGGCCGGTCGCGACACCGACTACTACGCGACCGTCGGTGGTAAACGCTGGGACTCGCCCCTGTCCCTAGATGAGCCTGCCGACATGGTTCTCGTCTCTGACATCGCCGAACGCGGCACTTTCGTCCCACCTAACGCCACCGCCTCGCATGGAACCAAAGGTTTAGTCAGCGGCGACCGTTTCGCCACACCTGAACAGATGGGCGTCTTGGGTAACAACGTCGGACGTGTCGATGGATCGGTCGCCTTCGAGCAGACCGGAGAACTCACGGAGTTCGCCGCATCGACAGGCGGGATCGTCACCGGCTACTGGATCGATGCCGAGTCCTACGAAAACACCCCCTGA
- a CDS encoding CotH kinase family protein, producing MFPIFSAPDRHAGLLSISQNRTQPLETLEPRLLFTAVPLITEFLASNDSVLDDEDGDSSDWIEIYNAGDTALDLDGWHLTDDADDLTQWAFPSVSLDPGEYLVVFASNKDRADADGTELHTNFALSAGGEYLALVEADGTTVADEYAPEYPAQSTDVSYGIAMEAATTTLIAEGDDARYTIPTGLIVGWNTVGFNDNGWSLGPTAIGYETAPADYASLIETAVPTATGSLYLRQTFNVADPDAFDTLSLGLRYDDGFVAYLNGVQVAEMFAPGSPQWNSFAVGSENHSDAQAAELEPFDLSDHLDSLLVGNNVLAIQVMNDDAQSSDLLIEPVLTASATAADPSTVAFMVVPTPGAANFFAGPIIESVTKNPPQPGANQDLIIEASVSENAGNGIDRVDLHYRINFDSELTLQMFDNGVGNDALAGDGIYTATISSSLYTAGDMVRWNITAEDTSGQTSRAPFFDDQVGNDQSAQYFGTVVTDPSVTTVLPVFTIFVEDPNAARTDAGTRASVFYDGEFYDNVYIRRRGFTTANWNKRKFKIDFNKGDDFRYSDDAPRVTEINLQSHFLEVGGSPHTSYMREVLGFAFMQEVGVAASNAFHIHIEQNGGFFGLYSFVEQVDDTFLERNGFDPDGVLYKAAGSSSVGNLRPNPTEQGYNIAQPDNGTFAELIDLTDGINESNPNRDLYLFDRINLPALINEMAAHATIIHHDRLPKNYYMYLDPETQEWTRIPWDFDMPFAVGGLLTSENYNNPLYGDSEHNQGGSDIYNHLYDAILDNPTTREMYLRRLRTLMDTYLDVSTGYFENLVNTLASQIRADAEADDLIWGAGDIDDGLNEILNISLPTRRNQLFNIYGPAGSGLIPGAQPANPALSIGTIEHTPFGDQDQEYIQVINPNAFAVDLTGWTVEGAITHTFAPGTVVAAGATLYITPSSSAFRARATGPSGGQGLFVQQWDSGHLSSFGETVTIKRANGTTAASKAYVGDPSPEQEHLRIVELHYNPTGPTPAEQLAGFTDGDQFEFIELINTSATQTLDLAGVSIDTGLGDALFVGTSTTLASDVQRRAGRVHVRRKHVQQHRRVRRRVGPAGCHRRQRRRRGITRRPRVGRRRAGPRPVLGRVFTLIYSRFGRTRHTQLRLPLPLRRRVRGLGNRPGHRRARRRPPGQRRRRVAQVLHRRRQQRPGQRHRLAELQHHARPRRRGPHPVAGRTTSAPPSTTKASPPGSTTSPSPPPAPSPSRPDNAHCSSPTSPRSPSATASRSSTASTPSPSTPATSPTAANHSSSTTPTAPPSSTSPTKTAPAPAKPTGPPPPTATAPPSSSTTPRPTTATATTGAHRSLTTAHPAATKPPASWAISPATDSSAPKTSTHSSRSGATPQHQARKPPPPTSTTAAPSAAATSTSSSTTSATAQHPTTPPATVTSPTITTPPEPPETPVAAPTRTQGTTTTQATTAAPPATTTTQATKPPSPANAPAPTSPPPNANPNPPRPQPPHPPHATPTPTRPTDPTPTSTPTPTPPSPPPNSKPPTPNAPPASSTSSNPNPPTRRPSPPPRPPHPNPASTPWHYAKPQGPYTKTHNPPAPTHAEAGGL from the coding sequence TTGTTCCCTATTTTTTCCGCCCCTGACCGGCACGCCGGTCTGCTTTCTATCAGCCAAAACCGCACCCAGCCCCTCGAAACCCTCGAGCCCCGGCTGCTGTTCACGGCCGTGCCGCTGATCACCGAGTTCCTCGCGTCTAACGACAGCGTGCTCGACGACGAGGACGGCGACAGCTCCGACTGGATCGAGATCTACAACGCCGGCGACACCGCGCTCGACCTCGACGGCTGGCACCTCACCGACGACGCCGACGACCTCACGCAGTGGGCCTTCCCCTCGGTCTCGCTGGACCCCGGCGAGTACCTCGTCGTCTTCGCGTCCAACAAAGACCGCGCCGACGCGGACGGCACCGAGCTGCACACCAACTTCGCGCTGAGCGCGGGCGGCGAGTACCTCGCGCTCGTCGAAGCCGACGGCACCACGGTGGCCGACGAGTATGCGCCCGAATACCCGGCCCAGTCGACCGATGTCTCGTACGGCATCGCGATGGAGGCGGCGACGACCACGCTCATCGCTGAGGGGGATGATGCGCGCTACACGATTCCCACCGGCCTAATCGTGGGCTGGAACACAGTCGGCTTCAACGACAACGGCTGGTCGCTGGGCCCCACCGCGATCGGCTACGAGACCGCGCCCGCAGACTACGCCTCGCTCATCGAGACCGCGGTGCCTACGGCCACGGGCTCGCTCTACCTCCGACAGACATTCAACGTCGCCGATCCTGACGCCTTCGACACCCTCTCGCTCGGGCTCCGCTACGACGACGGCTTTGTCGCCTACCTCAACGGCGTGCAGGTCGCCGAGATGTTCGCGCCGGGCAGCCCGCAGTGGAACTCCTTCGCCGTCGGCTCCGAAAACCACAGCGACGCTCAGGCCGCAGAACTCGAACCCTTCGACCTGTCCGACCACCTTGACAGCCTGCTCGTCGGCAACAACGTCCTCGCCATCCAGGTCATGAACGACGATGCGCAGAGCTCCGACCTGCTCATCGAGCCCGTCCTCACCGCCTCGGCGACCGCAGCCGATCCATCGACCGTCGCGTTCATGGTCGTGCCCACCCCCGGGGCCGCGAACTTCTTCGCCGGCCCGATCATCGAGTCCGTTACGAAAAACCCGCCCCAGCCGGGCGCGAACCAAGACCTCATCATCGAGGCGTCCGTCAGCGAAAACGCGGGAAACGGCATCGACCGCGTCGACCTGCACTACCGCATCAACTTCGATAGCGAACTCACGCTCCAGATGTTCGACAACGGCGTCGGCAACGATGCGCTCGCCGGTGACGGCATCTACACCGCGACGATCAGCAGCTCGCTCTACACCGCCGGCGACATGGTCCGCTGGAACATCACCGCCGAGGATACCAGCGGGCAGACCTCCCGCGCACCGTTCTTCGATGACCAAGTCGGAAACGACCAGTCCGCCCAGTACTTCGGCACCGTCGTCACCGACCCGTCAGTCACAACCGTGCTGCCCGTGTTCACGATCTTTGTCGAAGACCCCAACGCCGCCCGCACCGACGCCGGCACCCGCGCCTCGGTCTTCTACGACGGCGAGTTCTACGACAACGTCTACATCCGACGACGCGGGTTCACCACCGCCAACTGGAATAAACGCAAGTTCAAGATCGACTTTAACAAGGGCGACGACTTCCGCTACAGCGACGACGCCCCACGCGTCACCGAGATCAACCTCCAGTCCCACTTCCTCGAAGTCGGCGGCTCGCCCCACACCTCCTACATGCGTGAGGTCCTGGGCTTCGCCTTCATGCAGGAGGTCGGCGTCGCCGCGTCCAACGCCTTCCACATCCATATCGAACAAAACGGCGGGTTCTTCGGGCTCTACTCCTTCGTCGAGCAGGTCGACGACACCTTCCTCGAACGCAACGGCTTCGACCCCGACGGCGTGCTCTACAAAGCCGCCGGCTCAAGCTCGGTCGGCAACCTCAGGCCCAACCCGACCGAGCAGGGATACAACATCGCTCAGCCCGACAACGGCACGTTCGCCGAACTGATCGACCTCACCGACGGCATCAACGAAAGCAACCCCAACCGCGACCTCTACCTCTTCGACCGCATCAATCTCCCCGCGCTCATCAACGAGATGGCCGCCCACGCCACGATCATCCATCACGACCGCCTGCCCAAAAACTACTACATGTACCTCGACCCCGAGACCCAGGAGTGGACCCGCATCCCCTGGGACTTCGACATGCCCTTCGCCGTCGGCGGACTGCTCACCAGCGAGAACTACAACAACCCGCTCTACGGCGACAGCGAACACAACCAGGGCGGCAGCGACATCTACAACCACCTCTACGACGCGATCCTCGACAACCCGACCACACGCGAGATGTACCTCCGTCGGCTGCGCACACTGATGGACACCTACCTCGACGTTTCGACGGGCTACTTCGAGAACCTGGTCAACACCCTCGCGTCACAGATCCGCGCGGATGCCGAGGCCGACGACCTGATCTGGGGCGCGGGTGATATCGACGACGGGCTCAACGAGATCCTCAACATCTCACTGCCGACTCGACGCAACCAGCTCTTCAATATCTACGGCCCCGCCGGCTCCGGGCTGATCCCCGGCGCCCAGCCCGCCAACCCTGCCCTGTCCATCGGCACGATCGAGCACACGCCCTTCGGCGACCAGGACCAGGAGTACATCCAGGTCATCAACCCCAACGCCTTCGCCGTCGACCTCACCGGCTGGACGGTCGAGGGGGCGATCACGCACACGTTCGCACCGGGCACCGTCGTCGCGGCGGGGGCGACGCTGTACATCACGCCGTCGAGCAGCGCGTTCCGCGCACGCGCGACCGGGCCTTCGGGCGGACAGGGTTTGTTCGTCCAGCAGTGGGACAGCGGCCACCTCTCGTCGTTTGGCGAGACCGTCACGATCAAACGCGCCAACGGCACGACCGCCGCATCAAAGGCCTACGTCGGCGACCCGTCGCCCGAGCAGGAACACCTGCGCATCGTCGAGCTGCACTACAACCCCACCGGCCCGACGCCGGCCGAGCAGCTGGCCGGCTTCACCGACGGCGACCAGTTCGAGTTCATCGAGCTCATCAACACGTCGGCCACGCAGACGCTCGACCTCGCCGGCGTGTCGATCGACACCGGGCTCGGCGACGCCTTGTTCGTCGGCACCTCGACCACCCTCGCCAGCGACGTTCAACGGCGGGCAGGGCGGGTTCACGTTCGGCGAAAACACGTTCAACAACACCGGCGAGTCCGGCGTCGCGTCGGGCCTGCAGGATGTCACCGGCGGCAACGGCGGCGGCGGGGCATTACGCGTCGACCTCGCGTCGGCCGACGGCGGGCCGGACCACGGCCCGTCCTCGGGCGCGTTTTCACGCTCATTTACAGTCGATTCGGCCGGACCCGTCACACTCAGCTTCGACTTCCGCTTCCTCTACGACGGCGGGTTCGAGGCCTCGGAAATCGGCCAGGCCATCGCCGAGCTCGACGGCGTCCGCCTGGGCAGCGACGTCGACGGGTCGCTCAAGTCCTACACCGGCGACGGCAACAACGGCCCGGCCAGCGACACCGGCTGGCAGAACTTCAGCATCACGCTCGACCTCGACGCCGGGGTCCACACCCTGTCGCTGGGCGTACTACCTCCGCTCCACCTTCGACGACGAAGGCGTCACCGCCTGGTTCGACAACCTCGCCGTCACCGCCGCCGGCCCCGTCCCCCTCGCGCCCGGACAACGCGCACTGCTCGTCGCCGACCTCGCCGCGTTCACCCAGCGCTACGGCCAGCAGGTCGTCGACAGCGTCGACGCCATCGCCCAGTACACCGGCAACCTCGCCAACGGCGGCGAATCACTCAAGCTCAACGACGCCAACGGCTCCACCATCCTCGACTTCGCCTACGAAGACGGCACCGGCCCCGGCGAAGCCGACTGGCCCACCTCCCCCGACGGCGACGGCCCCTCCCTCGTCGTCAACGACACCGAGGCCGACTACAGCGACGGCAACAACTGGCGCGCATCGCTCACTAACCACGGCACACCCGGCAGCGACGAAGCCGCCGGCGTCCTGGGCGATATCACCGGCGACGGATTCGTCGGCACCGAAGACCTCGACGCACTCCTCGCGCTCTGGGGCGACGCCGCAGCATCAAGCCCGCAAGCCGCCGCCGCCGACCTCGACAACAGCGGCACCGTCGGCAGCGGCGACCTCAACATCGTCATCAACAACTTCGGCAACGGCACAACACCCAACAACCCCACCAGCAACGGTGACGTCGCCGACGATAACGACACCCCCGGAACCCCCGGAAACCCCGGTAGCAGCGCCGACGCGGACGCAGGGAACAACAACAACGCAGGCAACGACGGCGGCGCCCCCGGCAACAACAACGACGCAGGCAACGAAACCCCCTTCCCCAGCCAACGCCCCCGCCCCGACCAGCCCACCCCCCAACGCCAACCCGAACCCGCCACGCCCCCAGCCACCCCACCCGCCACACGCCACGCCAACGCCAACGCGGCCGACAGACCCAACGCCAACATCCACGCCAACGCCAACACCCCCCTCACCCCCGCCCAACAGCAAGCCGCCAACGCCCAACGCACCCCCAGCGTCCTCGACCTCGTCAAACCCAAACCCACCGACCAGACGCCCCAGCCCGCCGCCGCGACCCCCCCACCCAAACCCCGCTTCAACGCCATGGCACTACGCTAAGCCTCAAGGTCCCTACACCAAAACGCACAACCCACCCGCCCCAACCCACGCCGAGGCGGGGGGGCTTTGA